The following proteins are co-located in the Peromyscus eremicus chromosome 13, PerEre_H2_v1, whole genome shotgun sequence genome:
- the Adcyap1 gene encoding pituitary adenylate cyclase-activating polypeptide isoform X1 — translation MTMCSGARLALLVYGIIMHSSVSCSPAAAGLRFPGIRPEEEAYDQDGNPLQDFYDWDPPGVGSPASALRDAYALYYPADRRYNPPGFRLRLGPDMAGGTRDVAHEILNEAYRKVLDQLSARKYLQSVVARGVGENLGGGAADDPAPLTKRHSDGIFTDSYSRYRKQMAVKKYLAAVLGKRYKQRVKNKGRRIAYL, via the exons ATGACCATGTGTAGCGGAGCGAGGCTGGCCTTGCTGGTCTACGGGATAATAATGCATAGCAGCGTTTCCTGCTCACCTGCCGCCGCCGGACTCCGTTTCCCTGGGATCAG accagaagaggaggcTTACGACCAGGACGGAAACCCGCTCCAGGACTTCTACGACTGGGACCCTCCGGGCGTAGGGAGCCCCGCCTCCGCGCTGCGTGACGCCTACGCCCTCTACTATCCAGCCGACAGGAGGTACAACCCGCCCGGGTTCCGCCTACGGCTTGGGCCTGACATGGCGGGAGGGACCCG AGATGTCGCCCATGAAATCCTTAACGAAGCCTACCGCAAAGTCTTGGACCAGCTGTCCGCCAGGAAGTACCTGCAGTCGGTCGTGGCCAGGGGCGTGGG CGAGAACCTAGGCGGCGGCGCAGCGGATGACCCGGCGCCCCTTACCAAACGCCACTCGGACGGCATCTTCACCGATAGCTACAGCCGCTACCGAAAACAGATGGCCGTCAAGAAATACTTGGCGGCCGTGCTAGGGAAAAGGTATAAACAGAGGGTTAAAAACAAAGGACGCCGAATAGCGTACTTGTAG
- the Adcyap1 gene encoding pituitary adenylate cyclase-activating polypeptide isoform X3: MLLGEAWGARPEEEAYDQDGNPLQDFYDWDPPGVGSPASALRDAYALYYPADRRYNPPGFRLRLGPDMAGGTRDVAHEILNEAYRKVLDQLSARKYLQSVVARGVGENLGGGAADDPAPLTKRHSDGIFTDSYSRYRKQMAVKKYLAAVLGKRYKQRVKNKGRRIAYL; encoded by the exons ATGCTACTTGGGGAAGCCTGGGGCGCCAG accagaagaggaggcTTACGACCAGGACGGAAACCCGCTCCAGGACTTCTACGACTGGGACCCTCCGGGCGTAGGGAGCCCCGCCTCCGCGCTGCGTGACGCCTACGCCCTCTACTATCCAGCCGACAGGAGGTACAACCCGCCCGGGTTCCGCCTACGGCTTGGGCCTGACATGGCGGGAGGGACCCG AGATGTCGCCCATGAAATCCTTAACGAAGCCTACCGCAAAGTCTTGGACCAGCTGTCCGCCAGGAAGTACCTGCAGTCGGTCGTGGCCAGGGGCGTGGG CGAGAACCTAGGCGGCGGCGCAGCGGATGACCCGGCGCCCCTTACCAAACGCCACTCGGACGGCATCTTCACCGATAGCTACAGCCGCTACCGAAAACAGATGGCCGTCAAGAAATACTTGGCGGCCGTGCTAGGGAAAAGGTATAAACAGAGGGTTAAAAACAAAGGACGCCGAATAGCGTACTTGTAG
- the Adcyap1 gene encoding pituitary adenylate cyclase-activating polypeptide isoform X2, translating to MTMCSGARLALLVYGIIMHSSVSCSPAAAGLRFPGIRPEEEAYDQDGNPLQDFYDWDPPGVGSPASALRDAYALYYPADRRDVAHEILNEAYRKVLDQLSARKYLQSVVARGVGENLGGGAADDPAPLTKRHSDGIFTDSYSRYRKQMAVKKYLAAVLGKRYKQRVKNKGRRIAYL from the exons ATGACCATGTGTAGCGGAGCGAGGCTGGCCTTGCTGGTCTACGGGATAATAATGCATAGCAGCGTTTCCTGCTCACCTGCCGCCGCCGGACTCCGTTTCCCTGGGATCAG accagaagaggaggcTTACGACCAGGACGGAAACCCGCTCCAGGACTTCTACGACTGGGACCCTCCGGGCGTAGGGAGCCCCGCCTCCGCGCTGCGTGACGCCTACGCCCTCTACTATCCAGCCGACAGGAG AGATGTCGCCCATGAAATCCTTAACGAAGCCTACCGCAAAGTCTTGGACCAGCTGTCCGCCAGGAAGTACCTGCAGTCGGTCGTGGCCAGGGGCGTGGG CGAGAACCTAGGCGGCGGCGCAGCGGATGACCCGGCGCCCCTTACCAAACGCCACTCGGACGGCATCTTCACCGATAGCTACAGCCGCTACCGAAAACAGATGGCCGTCAAGAAATACTTGGCGGCCGTGCTAGGGAAAAGGTATAAACAGAGGGTTAAAAACAAAGGACGCCGAATAGCGTACTTGTAG
- the Adcyap1 gene encoding pituitary adenylate cyclase-activating polypeptide isoform X4 — protein sequence MLLGEAWGARPEEEAYDQDGNPLQDFYDWDPPGVGSPASALRDAYALYYPADRRDVAHEILNEAYRKVLDQLSARKYLQSVVARGVGENLGGGAADDPAPLTKRHSDGIFTDSYSRYRKQMAVKKYLAAVLGKRYKQRVKNKGRRIAYL from the exons ATGCTACTTGGGGAAGCCTGGGGCGCCAG accagaagaggaggcTTACGACCAGGACGGAAACCCGCTCCAGGACTTCTACGACTGGGACCCTCCGGGCGTAGGGAGCCCCGCCTCCGCGCTGCGTGACGCCTACGCCCTCTACTATCCAGCCGACAGGAG AGATGTCGCCCATGAAATCCTTAACGAAGCCTACCGCAAAGTCTTGGACCAGCTGTCCGCCAGGAAGTACCTGCAGTCGGTCGTGGCCAGGGGCGTGGG CGAGAACCTAGGCGGCGGCGCAGCGGATGACCCGGCGCCCCTTACCAAACGCCACTCGGACGGCATCTTCACCGATAGCTACAGCCGCTACCGAAAACAGATGGCCGTCAAGAAATACTTGGCGGCCGTGCTAGGGAAAAGGTATAAACAGAGGGTTAAAAACAAAGGACGCCGAATAGCGTACTTGTAG